A section of the Malania oleifera isolate guangnan ecotype guangnan chromosome 2, ASM2987363v1, whole genome shotgun sequence genome encodes:
- the LOC131149295 gene encoding peroxidase A2-like — MWSVFQYYSAAAILVALTTAFGGSNAQLSATFYDGTCPNATTVVRDVVQRAQRSDVRIGAKLIRLHFHDCFVNGCDGSLLLDDGNGIESEKGAVPNQATDGFDVVDDIKSALESVCPGIVSCADILAIASQVSVSLARGPSWEVQLGRRDSRTANRAGADNDIPGPFESLSSVVAKFSAVGLDSTDLVALSGAHTFGRARCVAFSRRLYNFNNSTNPDPSLDPTYLQTLRQTCPQGGDGSALANLDPSTPNTFDNNYFTNLQNNRGLLQTDQELFSAGTAATTAAVNRFAASESEFFDSFGRSMINMGNISPLTGNNGEIRSDCKRVN; from the exons ATGTGGTCTGTGTTTCAGTACTACTCGGCGGCGGCGATCTTGGTGGCATTGACGACGGCGTTTGGGGGATCCAATGCGCAGCTCAGCGCCACTTTTTACGACGGGACGTGCCCTAACGCGACGACTGTTGTGCGCGACGTCGTGCAGCGGGCGCAGCGGAGCGACGTCCGTATAGGCGCCAAACTCATCCGCCTTCACTTCCACGACTGCTTTGTCAAC GGTTGTGACGGGTCGCTTTTGCTAGACGATGGAAACGGCATAGAGAGCGAGAAAGGTGCAGTTCCAAATCAAGCAACAGATGGATTTGATGTGGTTGACGACATCAAATCAGCATTAGAGAGTGTTTGTCCCGGCATCGTCTCTTGTGCTGATATTCTAGCCATTGCTTCTCAAGTTTCAGTCTCTTTG GCTCGAGGTCCATCATGGGAAGTTCAACTAGGTAGAAGAGACAGCAGAACCGCGAACCGAGCAGGAGCCGACAATGACATTCCCGGTCCTTTCGAAAGCCTCAGCAGTGTCGTTGCCAAGTTTTCTGCCGTTGGACTCGATTCCACCGACCTAGTTGCTTTATCTg GTGCTCATACATTTGGGAGGGCTCGGTGCGTGGCCTTTAGCCGCAGGCTCTACAACTTCAACAACAGCACGAACCCTGACCCCTCGCTGGACCCCACCTACTTGCAGACACTCCGCCAGACGTGCCCCCAAGGCGGCGATGGCAGCGCCCTCGCCAATCTTGATCCTTCCACTCCGAACACCTTCGACAACAACTACTTTACCAACCTCCAGAACAACCGCGGCCTCCTCCAGACTGATCAGGAGCTCTTCTCCGCCGGCACCGCCGCCACCACTGCCGCCGTCAACCGGTTCGCGGCCAGCGAGAGCGAGTTCTTCGACAGCTTCGGTCGGTCCATGATAAATATGGGGAACATAAGTCCCTTGACGGGGAACAATGGAGAGATTAGGTCTGATTGCAAAAGGgttaattag